From the Takifugu flavidus isolate HTHZ2018 chromosome 12, ASM371156v2, whole genome shotgun sequence genome, one window contains:
- the pid1 gene encoding PTB-containing, cubilin and LRP1-interacting protein gives MWQPTSERLQHFQTMLKTKLNVLTLRKEQLPTVIFHEPEAIELCSTTPLIKSKSHAGYKVSYLGKLMISGTKFLSGCTEPAVVALVERRAQESQHGAASANSLLEIRPFQVRLQHFEEHGEDAVSMDTYQVARIAFCTADHSIKPNIFAWIYREINDDLSFQMDCHAVECENKLEAKKLAHSMMEAFHKTFHSMRSDGRIHKSDSADDVAENSSTPEDSTPDDG, from the exons ATGTGGCAGCCAACGTCGGAGAGACTGCAG CACTTTCAGACCATGCTGAAAACCAAGTTAAATGTGCTGACTCTGAGGAAGGAGCAACTGCCCACAGTCATCTTCCATGAGCCGGAGGCCATTGAACTCTGCTCCACCACCCCGCTCATAAAGAGCAAGTCCCACGCTGGTTATAAG GTGTCCTACCTCGGTAAGTTAATGATCTCGGGGACCAAGTTTCTGTCGGGGTGCACAGAGCCGGCGGTAGTGGCTCTAGTTGAGCGCCGAGCGCAAGAATCGCAACACGGCGCCGCATCTGCAAACTCTCTCTTAGAGATTCGGCCCTTCCAGGTGCGTCTCCAACACTTCGAAGAACACGGTGAAGACGCAGTATCCATGGACACGTACCAGGTGGCACGGATTGCCTTCTGCACAGCAGACCACAGCATCAAACCCAATATATTTGCCTGGATCTATCGGGAGATCAATGATGACCTGTCCTTCCAGATGGACTGCCATGCTGTGGAATGTGAGAACAAATTGGAGGCCAAAAAACTGGCACATTCAATGATGGAGGCTTTCCACAAAACTTTCCATAGCATGCGCAGCGACGGACGAATTCACAAAAGTGACTCCGCAGATGACGTTGCTGAAAATTCATCCACCCCCGAAGACTCGACCCCAGACGATGGGTGA